Proteins found in one Mytilus edulis chromosome 2, xbMytEdul2.2, whole genome shotgun sequence genomic segment:
- the LOC139510673 gene encoding uncharacterized protein: protein MISAGLFLVINVLVSLQLAECRSENKKMGENIKDGRYSRLIKVLLSRFTCPENAYWDSDTEQCESNERVQKQLQTSASCPPNTQCECGEGYFYDPIKGMCIPESGCCNGHVP, encoded by the exons ATGATATCAGCCGGACTTTTTCTGGTTATAAATGTGCTGGTCAGTCTTCAACTTGCAGAATGCCGCAGTGAAA ATAAGAAGATGGGAGAAAATATAAAAGACGGAAGATATTCACGTTTGATCAAAGTTCTGCTATCCCGTTTTACCTGTCCAGAAAACGCATATTGGGACTCTGACACAGAACAATGTGAAAGTAATGAGAGGGTTCAGAAGCAGTTGCAAACGTCTGCTTCCTGTCCGCCTAATACACAGTGTGAGTGTGGTGAAGGTTATTTCTATGACCCGATTAAAGGAATGTGTATACCTG aatCAGGTTGCTGTAATGGACACGTACCTTGA
- the LOC139510674 gene encoding uncharacterized protein, translating into MNILRSVLTLFLMCICFEITLTRHVRGRDKTNEQIDLLRNLLLEDEIKECNEGFSYNVLTEECENDDDKSNLSGKPAKSIDPVNVLRKLLLGDSGQYQCNEVGFSYNRLTRKCENDDERLNLEKNGCCSSGQGG; encoded by the exons ATGAATATTCTACGTTCAGTATTGACGTTATTTCTGATGTGTATATGTTTCGAGATCACACTCACCCGACACGTTAGAG GAAGAGACAAGACAAATGAACAAATTGATCTCCTTCGTAACCTGTTATTGGAAGATGAAATCAAAGAATGTAACGAAGGGTTCTCTTACAATGTACTGACAGAAGAATGTGAAAATGATGATGATAAATCCAATCTTTCTGGAA AACCAGCAAAATCAATTGACCCTGTGAATGTCCTCCGTAAACTTTTGTTGGGAGATAGTGGGCAATACCAGTGCAACGAAGTAGGTTTTTCTTACAATAGATTGACAAGAAAATGTGAAAATGATGACGAAAGACTCAATTTGGAAA AAAATGGATGTTGTAGTAGTGGCCAAGGTGGTTAA
- the LOC139512846 gene encoding uncharacterized protein codes for MFYFGKGLIFILVISTTMGFEKRKEYGILRVLNNLNTMERSDLNLLETRRIMNAAKCAKKNKVYNATTGKCKKCRDGEIFRKETLSCIVNGIGGFGGAGIGRK; via the exons ATGTTTTATTTCGGAAAAGGTCTGATTTTCATCTTAGTCATCTCTACAACGATGGGTTTTGAAA aaagaaAGGAATATGGAATATTGCGAGTCCTGAACAACCTGAATACAATGGAGCGTTCCGATTTGAATCTTCTCGAAACGAGAAGAATAATGAATGCTGCTAAGTGTGCCAAGAAGAATAAAGTGTACAATGCAACTACAGGAAAATGCAAAA AATGTAGGGATGGCGAAATCTTTCGCAAAGAAACTCTAAGTTGCATAGTAAACG GTATTGGAGGTTTTGGTGGAGCAGGAATTGGGAGAAAATAA